The genomic interval ACTTTGGCGAATTTGAAATCATTGATGATCACAGGGCTGGGAAAATTGTTGTGAACCTCACAGGCAGGCTAAATAAGTGTGGAGTGATCAGCCCCAGATTTGATGTGCAACTcaaagatctagaaaaatggcaaaatAACCTGCTCCCATCCCGTCAGTTTGGTTTCATTGTACTGACAACCTCAGTTGGTATCATGGACCATGAAGAAGCAAGACGAAAACATACAGGAGGGAAAATCCTTGGATTCTTTTTCTAGGGATGTAATACGTACAAACACAAtgccttgggggtgggggggaaactaagctcatggcatacAGTTCCATTAcctaatggcaaatagaaggggcaaaaagggaagcaatgacagattttatttttttgggctccaaaatcactgtgcatggtgactgcagccatgaaatgaaaagatatttgctccttggaagaaaagctatgaccaacctagacagcatattaaaaagcagaacatctctttgctgacaaaggtgagtagagtcaaagctttggtttttttcagtagtcatgtatgcatgtgacaaTTGGGCCATAAAGACtagcactgaagaatcaatgcttttgaactgtggtgctggagaagactcatgagagtcccttggattacaaggaggtcaaaccagacaatcctaaaggaaatcaatcttgactattcattggaaggactgaaactcaaatactttggccacatgatgtgaagagccggctcactagaaaaggccctgaggctgataaagactgaaggcaaaaggaaaagggtgataaagggtgagatggttagatggtatcgcTAATTCAttgaatatgaatttgagcaaactccaggagatagtgaaggacagggaagcctggcatgttgcagactatggggccacaaagaatcagacatgacgtAGCTAATGAACGACAAGTGATAGTTTGCTGGTACATCTGTCTGTCAAAAGATGGGTGGCAGGCCATATGATGACCAAAATTCCTTCCAtactaaaattatttgttttgtgAGGCTTTAACCCACTGAAGTCTGACTTGGGCATTGTGAGGATTTGGCGGGGGAACCTCAGAGACACTGCCAAGATGGCAGCAGTCAAAGAAGTGGTGGGGACACAGCTGTTCCAATGTCTGTTCCATTCTGAAAATCTCTACTTTGACCAGGTTTTAATGACATATTTTAGAGATTGATTCTCAAATGAATTGGTCCCTCTGTGCGTCCTACTGCAGGCCCATTTTCTATTAACCAGCTTCCAGGGATGACTGTCAAAAGGTAGGCCATACTGGGGGTGTGCTACAGATTGGCAGCTCCTGAGCATGATGAGTCATTTGCATGAGGGGTCTTGAAAAGCCTGACCTTGTTTGAATGCTTCATAGGCACAAGGACACATAAGCCAGCTCTGCATTGCAAAGGAGTTCAGCATGTGCCACACCCCCAAATTTACCACCACAGGCAGCAAGTTAGCTGGGAAAGATGACAGGATTCAGCATCACCTTTCACCATCACAGGAAAGACAAGACATATCTTACATCTGAAAAGAATATGGATTTTCCAAAATTGGGGAGAGCAGGGAGACTTTTCTGGTGGAATAGCCCAATCCTAGTAGGACATGCCTCTTTGGTTCTCCTGCCCATGTTCTCAACCCATCTCAAAGTGTCCATGTGAAATGAAAGCTTAACAAGGCAGCAGGAGGGCCTTGTGGCTCTATGTAGTTTCTGGAGCTTAGGGGAAACATCAACAAGTGACTAGTCTGGTCTAGACCAGATTAATTTGGATTTAAGCTTTTTAAGGCTCTGTCCAGGTGATTAAACCTactaataaatttaaagaaaaggctGGTTCATTTAATTTAGAGAAATGCAGTTACACATGTGGATGTTTCTAAATCTTGCAAGCTATCTATGTTGCTCAGGTGTGCATATTTCTGGACATGCTAAGTGACAGTCATAGTTGCCAGTCTATATATCACTTACCTTTTAACTATGTTCCAATCTTTATCTAATTTAAATCCTTGAAAAAATTCTACATCAGTAAAATTCCATCCATTTTACAAAGGATAAACACAGATTCAAAGAGGGTAAGACATTTGTTCAAGTTGTATAGCTAATTGGAGTAGCCTTTGTAGGTACTCAAGTCAGACCTGTGTTACTATAGAATATATGCTTTTAACAGTGTGctaatatttatcaaaatttgaAAGCTCCCAGGCtttcaggaaagaaaacaaagttacCTGTTGAGCAAGAGTACGATGGTGAGCAAGTTTTATTTGTTTCATATGGGGTGGTAGGCTTGGTTTCTGCAGCCTGCGTTGGGGAAGATAAACAAGGTACTGAAATGATAAGAATGGAAGAATGTTGTTCAATTCGTGGAGGAAAATTTCCAACTCCAGCaaaaaatagcaaacaaaactaaaattaGGAATTACCCTTTAACTCTTTCTTAAAGAAATATTCAAGGATGCCCTTGAGACATTACCCTGCCATTTATGTATTTCATTATCATGAATAAATATTACCTAGATAATGATCTGAAGAGCTTATCAATAGACAGaatcatttctccttttatacTCTTGGTATCCTCTTAAAACCTATCAACAGAGCATCTTATATAGGACACTCAATTAAGCTTTTATTCATACCAAACTTT from Dama dama isolate Ldn47 chromosome 9, ASM3311817v1, whole genome shotgun sequence carries:
- the LOC133061457 gene encoding small ribosomal subunit protein uS8-like, producing MVHMNVLAVALKSINNAEKRGKHQVLIRPCSKVIRFLTVMIKHGYFGEFEIIDDHRAGKIVVNLTGRLNKCGVISPRFDVQLKDLEKWQNNLLPSRQFGFIVLTTSVGIMDHEEARRKHTGGKILGFFF